A genome region from Corallococcus soli includes the following:
- a CDS encoding beta-ketoacyl synthase N-terminal-like domain-containing protein gives MKSHHAADDAIAIVGLACRFPGARNAAAFWENLREGVTSISSTPEERWYWGSDPRADDVSPRRAGYLSDVDRFDARFFGLSRREAEWMDPQQRIMLELAYACLEDSGHAPTSLSGAAVGVYVGVSNADYRELYHLGSRLAEPHTSLGLATSLMANRISHHFNWKGPSVPVDTACSSSLVALHQAVRDLRAGDCDHALVGGVNLCLTPFVFNCFTRAGMLSPDGLCKTFDARADGYVRGEGAGFVLLRPLSRALADGDAIYGVVRGTAVNHGGAAVTLTSPNAFSQSAVIEKAFRDADVRPDQVSYVEAHGTGTPLGDPIEITALKRAFSHMARDAGVSLGERTIALGSVKTQVGHLESAAGIAGLAKVLLALQHEELPGLGQFQTLNPRIRLERSPFHLPTRSTPWPRGERVAGLSSFGFGGVNAHAVIAEAPARVARAVPTSPSAARHVFVLSAPTGDRLKARAADLLAFLERESTGAQALAEDAFASLLYTLQVGRDAMSERLAAVVGSAPELVSLLRAFVTDGDAPSVMRGRVERAVKGSGRDADSWDARTLCARWTEGAAVDWARLHGEAAPWRMRLPTYPFDDQRYWQTEKPAHLAWGNPTVSVPDRSATIQALLARHLDDEQARRDACVFGVHRALHALGLGTAQRRAGLRERLGVAANHERLLGEMLRIAASAGLLLEEDGDLLRLTGDVPPPPPRSEAPTARLLWTCLDNLVPVLRGETRATEVVFPNGSMELVEAVYAGNDIADFFNVRAADAVEAAVVSRLAHLPPGESLRLLEVGAGTGGTSQFLFERLRPYADRLVYTYTDRSRSFLMHAERFREQAPSLTLAVLDIEKPFDSGSTVEPGPYDIVVASNVLHATRDIQRTVENVGAFLAPGGVLVLNELASVTEFTTLTFGLLEGWWLFEDAELRMPGSPALSFAQWSHVLGRKRFVEIRSVAGVGTEHLGQQLVTAVWSGTSSAATRAPTARNVLRQGGLEAALERRPDETPEQSLIATLAVLLKVAAEEIVLDARLNDLGVDSLVAMDLRSQLGSRLGCTIPMSLYLDDLTVGEAAQRLAQLQGTSAGQPPAAASDDNEEGHV, from the coding sequence GTGAAGTCGCACCATGCGGCCGACGATGCCATCGCCATCGTCGGCCTCGCATGTCGCTTCCCCGGCGCGAGGAATGCCGCCGCCTTCTGGGAGAATCTCCGGGAAGGCGTGACGAGCATCTCCTCGACGCCGGAGGAGCGGTGGTACTGGGGCAGCGATCCCCGCGCCGACGACGTGTCCCCGCGCCGAGCCGGCTACCTGTCGGACGTGGACCGCTTCGACGCGCGCTTCTTCGGTCTCTCCCGGCGTGAAGCCGAGTGGATGGATCCGCAGCAGCGCATCATGCTGGAGCTGGCGTACGCGTGCCTGGAGGACTCGGGCCATGCGCCGACGTCGCTGTCGGGCGCGGCCGTGGGCGTCTACGTGGGCGTGTCGAACGCGGACTACCGGGAGCTGTACCACCTGGGCAGCCGGCTCGCGGAGCCGCACACGTCGCTGGGGCTCGCGACGTCGCTGATGGCCAACCGCATCTCCCACCACTTCAACTGGAAGGGCCCCAGCGTCCCGGTGGACACGGCGTGCTCCAGCTCGCTCGTGGCGCTCCACCAGGCGGTGAGGGATCTGCGCGCGGGCGACTGCGACCACGCGCTCGTGGGGGGCGTGAACCTCTGTCTGACGCCCTTCGTCTTCAACTGCTTCACGCGCGCGGGGATGCTCTCGCCGGACGGGCTGTGCAAGACCTTCGACGCGCGGGCGGATGGCTACGTCCGGGGCGAAGGGGCGGGGTTCGTGCTGCTGCGTCCGCTGTCGCGGGCGCTGGCGGACGGCGACGCCATCTACGGCGTCGTCCGTGGCACCGCCGTCAACCACGGTGGCGCCGCCGTCACGCTGACGTCGCCCAACGCCTTCTCGCAGTCGGCCGTCATCGAGAAGGCCTTCCGCGACGCGGACGTGCGTCCGGATCAGGTGTCCTACGTGGAGGCCCATGGGACCGGGACGCCGCTGGGAGACCCCATTGAGATCACCGCCCTCAAGCGCGCGTTCTCGCACATGGCCCGCGACGCGGGCGTCTCGCTGGGCGAGCGCACCATCGCGCTCGGTTCGGTGAAGACGCAGGTGGGCCACCTGGAGTCGGCGGCGGGCATCGCCGGGCTCGCGAAGGTCCTCCTGGCGCTCCAGCATGAGGAGCTGCCGGGGCTCGGGCAGTTCCAGACCCTCAACCCGAGGATCCGCCTGGAGCGCTCGCCGTTCCACCTGCCCACCCGTTCCACGCCCTGGCCCCGTGGCGAGCGCGTGGCGGGCCTCAGCTCCTTCGGCTTCGGAGGCGTCAACGCGCACGCGGTCATCGCGGAGGCCCCCGCCCGGGTCGCCCGCGCCGTGCCCACCTCACCGAGCGCGGCGCGACACGTCTTCGTCCTGTCCGCCCCGACCGGGGACCGCCTGAAGGCCCGCGCCGCCGACCTGCTCGCCTTCCTGGAGCGGGAGTCCACCGGGGCGCAGGCCCTGGCGGAGGACGCGTTCGCCTCGCTGCTCTACACGCTGCAGGTCGGCCGCGACGCGATGTCGGAGCGGCTGGCCGCGGTCGTGGGCTCGGCCCCGGAGCTGGTGTCGCTCCTGCGCGCCTTCGTCACCGACGGCGACGCGCCCTCCGTGATGCGGGGCCGGGTGGAGCGGGCGGTGAAGGGCTCCGGCCGCGACGCGGACTCCTGGGACGCCCGGACGCTCTGCGCCCGGTGGACGGAAGGCGCGGCCGTGGACTGGGCCCGCCTGCATGGCGAAGCCGCGCCCTGGCGCATGCGGCTGCCCACGTATCCCTTCGACGACCAGCGCTACTGGCAGACGGAGAAGCCGGCGCACCTGGCGTGGGGCAATCCCACGGTGTCCGTGCCGGACCGGAGCGCCACCATCCAGGCGCTGCTGGCGCGGCACCTGGACGACGAGCAGGCCCGACGCGACGCCTGTGTCTTCGGCGTGCACCGGGCGCTCCACGCGCTGGGGTTGGGCACGGCCCAGCGCCGGGCGGGGCTGCGGGAGCGGCTGGGCGTGGCGGCGAACCACGAGCGGCTGCTGGGCGAGATGCTGCGCATCGCCGCCTCCGCGGGCCTCCTGCTGGAGGAGGACGGGGACCTGCTCCGGCTCACCGGGGACGTGCCGCCGCCTCCGCCGAGGAGCGAGGCGCCGACGGCGCGGCTGCTGTGGACGTGCCTGGACAACCTGGTGCCGGTGCTGCGCGGAGAGACGCGCGCCACGGAGGTCGTCTTCCCCAACGGCTCCATGGAGCTGGTGGAGGCGGTCTACGCGGGCAACGACATCGCGGACTTCTTCAACGTCCGCGCCGCGGACGCGGTGGAGGCCGCGGTCGTCTCCCGACTCGCCCACCTCCCACCGGGGGAGTCGCTGCGCCTGCTCGAAGTCGGCGCGGGCACCGGCGGCACGTCCCAGTTCCTCTTCGAGCGCCTGCGGCCCTACGCGGATCGGCTCGTGTACACGTACACGGACCGCTCGCGCAGCTTCCTCATGCACGCGGAGCGCTTCCGGGAGCAGGCGCCGTCCCTGACGCTGGCGGTGCTCGACATCGAAAAGCCCTTCGACTCCGGCTCCACCGTCGAGCCGGGCCCGTACGACATCGTCGTCGCCTCCAACGTGCTGCACGCCACGCGCGACATCCAGCGCACCGTGGAGAACGTGGGGGCCTTCCTCGCGCCGGGAGGCGTGCTGGTCCTCAACGAGCTGGCCTCCGTCACGGAGTTCACGACGCTGACGTTCGGCCTGCTGGAGGGCTGGTGGCTCTTCGAGGACGCCGAGCTGCGCATGCCGGGCTCTCCGGCGCTGTCGTTCGCGCAGTGGTCGCACGTGCTCGGACGCAAGCGCTTCGTGGAGATCCGCTCGGTGGCGGGGGTGGGCACGGAGCACCTGGGCCAGCAGCTGGTGACGGCGGTGTGGTCGGGAACGTCCTCGGCGGCGACCCGGGCCCCCACCGCGCGCAACGTCCTCCGGCAGGGGGGGCTGGAGGCCGCGCTCGAGCGGCGTCCGGATGAAACGCCCGAACAGAGCCTCATCGCCACGCTGGCGGTGCTGCTGAAGGTCGCGGCCGAGGAGATCGTCCTGGACGCGCGGCTCAACGACCTGGGCGTGGACTCGCTCGTGGCCATGGACCTGCGCAGCCAGCTGGGCAGCCGCCTGGGGTGCACCATCCCCATGAGCCTCTACCTGGACGACCTCACGGTCGGGGAAGCAGCGCAGCGACTCGCACAACTCCAGGGCACGTCCGCGGGGCAACCCCCTGCGGCGGCGTCCGATGACAACGAAGAAGGCCATGTCTGA
- a CDS encoding thioesterase domain-containing protein: MVSNGGTTRADAALESKKQQLLTAYMSFAPNPKNVETVVALKEGAPGAPRLFFCPATDGTISYLRNYIPYLPEDWWFYGCQTPGLEGERTPFRTIEEIAAYDVEKILAIQPEGPYHIGGFCNGGLVAYEICKKLKEKGHEIALCLDLLPLFPRQWTDLAHLESPRKRVVQDFLFVFEEFLGNSMTDFPVESVLSQKDDVQIDTFLRLLREHGYLRNDQEEQLFRHRVNVYNAGLEAMLAYKPTNFQGVIDVIAAGEEERYKNEIQTDSPYATHLCVVQSNQKRVHYVDVPGKTFVNGQQPGLDKIGEVIRTITTRVALKQPVETCR; this comes from the coding sequence ATGGTCTCGAACGGCGGCACGACTCGGGCGGACGCAGCGCTGGAGTCCAAGAAACAGCAACTTCTCACGGCGTATATGTCCTTCGCGCCGAATCCCAAGAATGTGGAAACCGTGGTGGCGCTCAAGGAAGGCGCACCCGGCGCGCCGCGCCTCTTCTTCTGCCCGGCCACGGACGGAACGATTTCCTACCTGCGCAATTACATCCCGTACCTGCCGGAGGACTGGTGGTTCTACGGGTGCCAGACGCCGGGGCTCGAAGGGGAGCGCACGCCGTTCCGCACCATCGAGGAGATCGCGGCGTACGACGTGGAGAAGATCCTCGCCATCCAGCCGGAGGGCCCGTACCACATCGGTGGCTTCTGCAACGGCGGGCTCGTGGCCTATGAGATCTGCAAGAAGCTGAAGGAGAAGGGCCACGAAATCGCGCTGTGCCTGGACCTGCTGCCGCTGTTCCCCCGGCAGTGGACGGACCTGGCGCACCTGGAGTCGCCGCGCAAGCGCGTGGTGCAGGACTTCCTCTTCGTGTTCGAGGAGTTCCTGGGCAACTCCATGACGGACTTCCCCGTGGAGTCGGTGCTGTCGCAGAAGGACGACGTGCAGATCGACACGTTCCTGCGCCTGCTCCGCGAGCACGGCTACCTGCGAAACGATCAGGAGGAGCAGCTCTTCCGGCACCGCGTGAACGTCTACAACGCGGGCCTGGAGGCGATGCTCGCGTACAAGCCGACGAACTTCCAGGGCGTCATCGACGTCATCGCCGCGGGTGAGGAGGAGCGCTACAAGAACGAGATCCAGACGGACTCGCCCTATGCGACGCACCTGTGCGTGGTGCAGTCGAACCAGAAGCGCGTGCACTACGTGGACGTGCCGGGCAAGACGTTCGTGAACGGGCAGCAGCCCGGGCTGGACAAGATTGGCGAAGTCATCCGTACCATCACCACCCGCGTGGCGTTGAAGCAGCCGGTGGAGACGTGTCGGTGA
- a CDS encoding c-type cytochrome, giving the protein MAKTILKVLGAVVALLVVALVGLGFYGSFKLNQVVDAPLPTIAAATDPEAVKHGQFVFRAVCEDCHRQDSSGRVSGGFMKGVPSIVGRVYAANITSDKQAGIGAMSDGELARAIRYGIKRDGRRHVIMASYAMSDEDLAAVMGFMRSDHALFAPYETPHPKNEISVPGRVAMALALGSVPLDRPASGLKAPPKAPTVEYGEYLARGVYECVNCHTPGLNPSKVNGSKAFTGGFKYSETATSTVYSTNLTFHATGMGGWTQEQFARAMREGVTPAGYVMRSPMRRFRGMDDVEAEALYRFLQSLPHVDNAIPLGTAGRVKAGQEGGPEKLFASLGCGSCHAEGAKFRDMLKQSRGKPTEEVARWIRNPESIMPGTQMPTYSELLDETQAHSLAGWVQQQAALIP; this is encoded by the coding sequence TTGGCGAAGACGATTCTCAAGGTCCTGGGCGCCGTCGTGGCCCTGCTGGTGGTGGCCCTCGTCGGTCTGGGCTTCTACGGAAGCTTCAAGCTCAACCAGGTCGTGGACGCGCCCCTGCCCACCATCGCGGCGGCGACGGACCCCGAAGCGGTGAAGCACGGGCAGTTCGTGTTCCGGGCGGTGTGCGAGGACTGCCACCGGCAGGACAGCAGCGGCCGGGTGTCGGGCGGCTTCATGAAGGGCGTGCCGTCCATCGTCGGGCGCGTCTACGCGGCGAACATCACGTCCGACAAGCAGGCCGGCATTGGCGCCATGAGCGACGGCGAGCTGGCGCGCGCCATCCGCTATGGCATCAAGCGCGATGGCCGGCGGCACGTCATCATGGCCAGCTACGCGATGTCCGACGAGGACCTGGCGGCGGTGATGGGCTTCATGCGCTCGGACCACGCCCTGTTCGCGCCCTATGAGACGCCGCACCCCAAGAACGAGATCAGCGTCCCGGGCCGGGTGGCCATGGCCCTGGCGCTGGGCTCGGTGCCGCTGGACCGTCCGGCCTCGGGCCTCAAGGCGCCGCCCAAGGCGCCCACGGTGGAGTACGGCGAGTACCTGGCGCGCGGCGTCTACGAGTGCGTCAACTGCCACACCCCGGGCCTCAACCCGTCCAAGGTCAACGGCTCCAAGGCCTTCACCGGCGGCTTCAAGTACTCGGAGACGGCCACGAGCACCGTCTACTCCACCAACCTGACCTTCCACGCCACCGGCATGGGCGGCTGGACGCAGGAGCAGTTCGCGCGCGCCATGCGCGAGGGCGTGACGCCCGCGGGCTACGTGATGCGCTCGCCCATGCGCCGCTTCCGGGGCATGGATGACGTGGAGGCGGAGGCGCTCTACCGCTTCCTGCAGAGCCTCCCGCACGTGGACAACGCCATCCCCCTGGGCACGGCGGGGCGCGTGAAGGCCGGTCAGGAGGGTGGCCCGGAGAAGCTCTTCGCCTCGCTGGGCTGCGGCTCGTGCCACGCCGAGGGGGCCAAGTTCCGCGACATGCTCAAGCAGTCGCGCGGCAAGCCCACGGAGGAGGTGGCCCGGTGGATCCGGAACCCGGAGAGCATCATGCCCGGCACCCAGATGCCCACCTACAGCGAGCTGCTGGATGAGACTCAGGCGCACTCGCTCGCGGGCTGGGTCCAGCAGCAGGCGGCCCTCATCCCGTAG
- a CDS encoding non-ribosomal peptide synthetase, which translates to MSDFESGLGQLISRGVELWAEADRLHFKKVGGKLAPEDKAFLQEQKPRILEFLRGRRLTWLSGIQQRIWFISRYAPESNAYTIPFLFRVDGPVDVERLRACLEQLTERHLSLRAVFPSVAGVPVQLFEQHVPMALPVIDLPDDPALHDEVIHATLVRPFDMSKAPLFKAFLFRAPDGRHQLGLTMHHLVSDGWSLRLMVDELTALYTDANALAPLREEQSIIHFLRAERTQDPTLATQNLGYWRKQLAAPPVIELPCDFERPRQLTYDGAQVPSAFSANTSRRLHRFAREQRTTLFSVLLAAFGTLLHQHTKQRDLLIGTPYANREDAAFQGIVGCLMSTLVLRLDTDPGISFRQLLAQSGTVLKDALRHSAMSFDRIVEALSLERDTSRNPVFQVLFGQIPTDAKERPGLRLTNAYLDARKSQFDLEYYYLTGETDDVLSGSFVFNTNLFRRETVEALQASWLQLVEWLLDHPDASLGTAPRWTPAQRARVTEGWNHTARAWEHAGPLQGLVFREHARAPSEVAVRCEQDQASFEELARRSDLVAAALVARGVGVGTLVGIKMARGVDMVVALLGILKAGAAFVPLDPGFPEERLAYMMRTAQVRWVACDASTAGTLPEGVEALRVHDLREPAPGEPTAFSAPALTGDDLAYVMFTSGSTGAPKGVRVTHANAVNLLLSMGVAPGIAPGDRFLAVTSLCFDISVLEIFLPLSVGATLVVASDATQGDAARMLQVLDAEDITVMQGTPSTWQLLMNYGWKGRPGLKALCGGEALSVALARELTQKTAELWNVYGPTETTIWSARRRVPRDTAAVDLGHPIENTRFYVLGDDLRPVPPGVVGELYIAGAGVARDYLHREDLTAERFVTLDLPEFGAVAERCYRTGDRVRYLPDGALTFLGRADHQVKLRGYRIELGEIETQLGALEGVAEAIVVVQRGGAGERLVAFVRRRDDTLTEEAVVAALARQLPAYMVPQVAFLAQLPLTPNGKVDRNALVRMAGGPRARTGPVEPPRTDMERQVAAWFAEILSVEVANRHAQFFDLGGHSLLATRLLYRVNGHYRVEVPLSVFFRDPTVMGVARLVEEELEERRQDLMARIESMSEAEIDEELTRLGLAG; encoded by the coding sequence ATGTCTGACTTCGAGAGCGGACTCGGGCAGCTCATCAGCCGGGGCGTTGAACTCTGGGCCGAGGCGGATCGCCTCCACTTCAAGAAGGTGGGGGGCAAGCTGGCTCCGGAGGACAAGGCGTTCCTCCAGGAGCAGAAGCCCCGCATCCTGGAGTTCCTCCGGGGCCGGAGGCTGACGTGGCTGAGCGGCATCCAGCAGCGCATCTGGTTCATCTCCCGGTATGCGCCGGAGTCCAACGCGTACACCATCCCGTTCCTGTTCCGCGTGGATGGGCCGGTGGACGTGGAGCGGCTGCGCGCCTGCCTGGAGCAGCTCACCGAGCGGCACCTGTCGCTGCGCGCCGTCTTCCCGAGCGTCGCGGGCGTCCCCGTCCAGCTCTTCGAGCAGCACGTCCCCATGGCGCTGCCCGTCATCGACCTGCCGGACGACCCCGCACTGCATGACGAGGTGATCCACGCCACGCTGGTGCGGCCGTTCGACATGTCGAAGGCGCCGCTGTTCAAGGCCTTCCTGTTCCGCGCCCCCGACGGCCGCCATCAGCTGGGCCTCACCATGCACCACCTGGTGTCGGACGGCTGGTCCCTGCGGTTGATGGTGGACGAGCTGACAGCGCTCTACACGGACGCGAACGCCCTGGCGCCGCTGCGCGAGGAGCAGTCCATCATCCACTTCCTGCGCGCGGAGCGGACGCAGGACCCCACCCTGGCGACCCAGAACCTGGGCTACTGGCGCAAGCAGCTCGCCGCGCCTCCCGTCATCGAGCTGCCGTGTGACTTCGAGCGCCCGCGGCAGCTCACTTACGACGGCGCCCAGGTGCCCTCCGCCTTCTCCGCGAACACCTCCCGGCGGCTGCACCGCTTCGCCCGGGAGCAGCGCACCACGCTGTTCTCCGTGCTGCTCGCCGCGTTCGGCACCCTGCTGCACCAGCACACGAAGCAGCGCGACCTGCTCATCGGCACGCCGTACGCCAACCGCGAGGACGCGGCCTTCCAGGGCATCGTCGGGTGCCTCATGTCCACGCTGGTGCTGCGGCTGGACACCGACCCGGGCATCTCCTTCCGCCAGCTGCTGGCGCAGTCGGGGACCGTGCTGAAGGACGCGCTGCGCCACTCGGCGATGTCGTTCGATCGCATCGTCGAGGCCCTGTCGCTGGAGCGCGACACCAGCCGCAACCCCGTGTTCCAGGTCCTCTTCGGGCAGATTCCCACCGACGCGAAGGAGCGCCCGGGCCTGCGGCTGACCAATGCGTACCTGGACGCGCGCAAGTCGCAGTTCGACCTGGAGTACTACTACCTCACCGGCGAGACGGACGACGTCCTCTCCGGCAGCTTCGTCTTCAACACCAACCTGTTCCGCCGCGAGACGGTGGAGGCGCTCCAGGCCTCCTGGCTCCAGCTCGTCGAGTGGCTGCTGGATCACCCGGATGCCTCGCTGGGCACGGCGCCCCGGTGGACGCCCGCGCAGCGCGCGCGGGTGACGGAGGGGTGGAACCACACGGCGCGGGCCTGGGAGCATGCCGGCCCGCTCCAGGGGCTCGTCTTCCGCGAGCACGCGCGCGCGCCGTCGGAGGTGGCGGTGCGCTGTGAGCAGGACCAGGCCAGCTTCGAGGAACTGGCGCGGCGCTCGGACCTGGTGGCCGCGGCCCTCGTCGCGCGGGGCGTCGGCGTGGGGACGCTCGTCGGCATCAAGATGGCGCGCGGCGTGGACATGGTCGTCGCGCTGCTGGGCATCCTCAAGGCGGGCGCGGCCTTCGTGCCGCTCGACCCCGGCTTCCCGGAGGAGCGGCTGGCCTACATGATGCGCACGGCGCAGGTGCGCTGGGTCGCCTGCGATGCCAGCACGGCCGGGACGCTCCCGGAGGGCGTGGAGGCCCTGCGCGTCCACGACCTGCGGGAGCCGGCCCCCGGTGAACCGACCGCGTTCTCCGCGCCAGCGCTGACAGGTGACGACCTGGCCTACGTGATGTTCACGTCGGGTTCGACGGGCGCGCCCAAGGGCGTGCGCGTGACGCACGCGAACGCGGTGAACCTCCTGCTGTCCATGGGCGTGGCGCCGGGCATCGCGCCCGGGGATCGCTTCCTCGCCGTGACGTCGCTGTGCTTCGACATCTCCGTGCTGGAGATCTTCCTGCCCCTGAGCGTGGGGGCCACCCTGGTGGTGGCGTCGGACGCGACGCAAGGGGACGCCGCGCGGATGCTCCAGGTGCTGGACGCCGAGGACATCACCGTGATGCAGGGCACGCCGTCCACCTGGCAGCTGCTCATGAACTACGGGTGGAAGGGCCGCCCCGGGCTCAAGGCGCTGTGCGGCGGGGAGGCGCTGAGCGTGGCGCTCGCGCGTGAGCTCACGCAGAAGACCGCCGAGCTGTGGAACGTCTACGGCCCCACGGAGACCACCATCTGGTCCGCGCGCCGGCGGGTGCCCCGGGACACGGCGGCGGTGGACCTGGGACACCCCATCGAGAACACGCGCTTCTACGTGCTGGGCGACGACCTCCGCCCGGTGCCGCCCGGCGTCGTGGGCGAGCTGTACATCGCCGGCGCGGGCGTGGCCCGGGACTACCTCCACCGCGAGGACCTCACCGCCGAGCGGTTCGTGACGCTGGACCTGCCGGAGTTCGGCGCGGTGGCGGAGCGCTGTTACCGCACGGGCGACCGCGTCCGCTACCTGCCCGACGGCGCGCTCACGTTCCTCGGCCGGGCGGATCATCAGGTGAAGCTGCGCGGCTACCGCATCGAGCTGGGGGAGATTGAAACGCAGCTGGGCGCGCTGGAGGGGGTGGCGGAGGCCATCGTCGTCGTGCAGCGCGGTGGGGCAGGGGAGCGGCTGGTGGCCTTCGTGCGCCGCCGCGATGACACGCTCACCGAGGAGGCCGTGGTGGCCGCCCTGGCGCGCCAGCTCCCCGCGTACATGGTCCCGCAGGTGGCCTTCCTCGCGCAGCTCCCCCTCACGCCCAACGGCAAGGTGGACCGCAACGCGCTGGTCCGGATGGCCGGCGGCCCCCGGGCGCGGACGGGCCCCGTCGAGCCGCCGCGCACGGACATGGAGCGGCAGGTGGCCGCCTGGTTCGCGGAGATCCTCTCCGTGGAGGTGGCGAACCGGCACGCGCAGTTCTTCGACCTGGGCGGCCACAGCCTCCTGGCGACCCGGCTGCTCTACCGCGTCAACGGCCACTACCGGGTGGAGGTGCCCCTGTCCGTGTTCTTCCGCGACCCCACGGTGATGGGGGTGGCGCGCCTCGTCGAGGAGGAGCTGGAGGAGCGCCGCCAGGACCTCATGGCCCGCATCGAGTCGATGTCCGAGGCGGAGATCGACGAGGAGCTGACGCGGCTGGGGCTCGCCGGCTAG
- a CDS encoding molybdenum cofactor carrier protein translates to MRRNRRIIGVFGSGTEAHEAWVIPLARWIAEAGFDLLTGAGGGVMSAAAGAFVQVEGRRGASIGIIPGTVGPDGLYLPRAGYPNPDIELPIYTHLPLSGEQGTDPMSRNHINVLTPHALVALPGGAGTAAEAVLALRYGKPLILHGPPEAFRRFPAEAERTTSLERVAEFMLAATR, encoded by the coding sequence ATGCGCAGAAACCGCCGCATCATCGGAGTGTTCGGCTCCGGAACAGAAGCCCACGAGGCGTGGGTGATACCGCTGGCGCGGTGGATCGCCGAGGCGGGCTTCGACCTGCTCACCGGGGCGGGCGGCGGCGTGATGAGCGCGGCGGCGGGGGCCTTCGTCCAGGTGGAGGGGCGGCGGGGGGCCTCCATCGGCATCATCCCCGGCACCGTGGGGCCGGATGGCCTCTACCTGCCCCGGGCCGGCTATCCGAACCCGGACATCGAGCTGCCCATCTACACGCACCTGCCGCTCAGCGGTGAGCAGGGCACGGATCCCATGAGCCGCAACCACATCAACGTGCTGACGCCGCACGCGCTGGTGGCGCTGCCCGGGGGCGCGGGCACGGCGGCGGAGGCCGTCCTGGCGCTGCGATATGGCAAGCCGCTCATCCTGCACGGGCCACCGGAGGCCTTCCGGCGCTTCCCGGCGGAGGCCGAGCGCACCACCTCCCTGGAGCGGGTGGCGGAGTTCATGCTGGCGGCCACCCGGTAG